In Danio rerio strain Tuebingen ecotype United States chromosome 9, GRCz12tu, whole genome shotgun sequence, the genomic window ttctaatagctgatttattttatctgtgccatgatgacaatacataatatttgactagattttttaagacacttatatacagcttaaagtgacatttaaagggttaattaggttataaaagtattaaaataacatATACTATCATTTTTCTATTCTTTTGACAAAATAGTGACAAATattttcaaaacataattttGGGCTGAAATTGTTTTATTGAAACTCTAGTACCAAGAGTCCATGATACGCCTCATGCTCATGAACCTCATGCCACCATAGTTGCTGAAGTTCCTGTACTGCCCAGGCCCGAAGTGCCACATCCTGCCTCTGTAGTGGGGCTGGTCATAAAAGAGCCAGTGGCCGTCCATCACATGACAGGACTGGCAGTGAGACATACGGTAACGATCCATGACGTTGTCACAGTCATCCATCATCTCGTACATCTGACCTCCGAAGTTCTCCCTCTCATAGATCCTCATTCTGTAGGATCCCCTGTGCTGTAGTGGAAGAGTTCATCATTTTCAAGTTTATTAAGCAGAACATTTTATGCACAAAAAGGGGGATTTATTTGTATCTAATATAAGCTTAAACTTTAACTCACCATGGGGATCATACGGC contains:
- the crygm2d7 gene encoding crystallin, gamma M2d7 (The RefSeq protein aligns at 98% coverage compared to this genomic sequence), coding for MKVTFFEDRNFQGRSYECMGDCGDFSSYMSRCHSCRVDSGCWMMYDQPNYMGSGYFFRRGEYADYMSMFGMNNCIRSCRMIPMHRGSYRMRIYERENFGGQMYEMMDDCDNVMDRYRMSHCQSCHVMDGHWLFYDQPHYRGRMWHFGPGQYRNFSNYGGMRFMSMRRIMDSWY